In Kangiella koreensis DSM 16069, the DNA window AATACCATTCAAGGGTGCCCTTATAGTCATGGTACAAATCAAACAATTGCTTTTGTGCAACTTCAAGGTCAATGGCCAGCTTATCAGCGTAGAGCCTGGGCACTTGCCTTAGCCAAAAATCATTATCAAATGCCAGATCGAGCAGAGTACCATCCATATCTAATAAAATGGCTTCAAGCTCATCCCACTGGCTTTGTGTTAAGGCAGGCGACCATTCCATTTAATAAGGATCCTGTTGTCTTCAGTCCGACCCAACTGAGTTAACCACTGTTTAATATTTGAAGGAACATCAGTCTGTGTGCTGACATCAAGTTGATACTGCTTATCGAAACCGACTTCAAGCGTACCTTTCAGATCTAGTATTCCTGGGTTGTCGGTAATAGTTAGTAATGCTCGGCCATTGTCAGTACGCTCAACAGTGAAATGAATGTCGCCAAGCTCAAGAACCGAATTGGGATAGCCAACTACCGCATTCTGCCAATAGCCATTGGCATCTAATGTTTTCAATTCTTTAGTCGCTAATTCAATACCATTAATGTCACCTATGAAACGCCCCGAAAGCTCGGTGATCGGTAGTTGTACCCAATCCAGAATGCTCGATGCTTCAATCTGGTAACGAGCACTATTCACAACCATGTTCTGGCTATTAAGGATGACATCACCCTCCAGAGACACGCCATTATCATTGACTGTAATATGAGAACTTAGGTTCCCAATCAGCAAATTGAAAAAGCTAGTCTTAATGGAGATATCTTCAATCGAGCGACCTTGATATGTGATTGACTCTAAAGAAGCCTCCCATATAGTTCCCGAAGGCTGATTGAGTGTCAGTTGTTTCAGATCATTGGTTGCCCACGGCAACACGATTCTTGCCGGGGCCATGACAACCAAGAATATCAATAATACCGTAACTCCAATTATGGAGCCTAAAACCCATTTCTTCATGAAACTTTAATCAGTTTGATCGAAGCATCCACTTTGCCCACAGTATCCTTTTTTGAAACTCGTAATGTATCAACAACTAATCCGCGCTCCTGCTCTAACAGTGAAATCCAACGCAGTAACTGGTCAAACTCGACATCATCCAACCGCAATTGAATCTCTTTATTACGTTCGCGCTCTTCAATTCGAGAGAAACTAAGACCAAAACTTTTTGCGCTCTGATTAACCAACTGGTTTAGAGACACATTAGTATTATTGGCCTTTGCCGGACCCGCACTTTTAATCGCTGCGACTTGCTTCTGAACAGTAACCATCTGACTTTCGTAGTAACTTAAATCATCATTTAAATTGTCAAAATAACTTTTCAATGGCAACACAACCAACAAAAAAACCAGCAAGATAGTCATAGCAATCCCGAGTGCTAACACCATATTCTGCTCGCGCTTCTGCAATCCAGAATACAAAGTTTTAATAGCGCTCATTGTTTGACTCCTACAGATATTCTAGCCGACCAAACCCCGCCGTTTTCTGATGCATTTCGCATCTCGACTTGCATACCGGAAGATTCTAATTTATTTTGTGCACCGGTTAATGTTGTATAGCTAGCTGCTTCGACATCAAAGCTTAATTGCGCCTGGCTCGATAAATACTCCAACTGAGAAACTTTAATTTCTTTTGGGTTAATTGCTGCCAATGACCTATCAAATAAGAGCATAAAGCTATTCGATGAAGCAGCATCCCCCCCCAAAGTTGAAAAACGATTTGATACTTGTATCAATCCAGTATTCACATCATTGATATTAGGGAAAACCTCCTGAACACTGACCAACATCTGCTGCTTTAAATTCGCTCTCTGTTGACCCAGTACAATCATTTGGCTAATCATATAAATGATACCGACTCCAATAAGAACGCTAGCAGCAATTGTCGGAAGTTTCCATTGGCCCAAGTTCATCTGGCTTTTCTTCTGCGATGAAAACTCTTGCTGTAAAAGATTGATCGACGAATTATCAAACTGACTACATAACCATTCCAAGCTGTTATCGACTGACATTTTCTGAATAGCTAATCCTGCAACACCTGAAAGCAATTCACTTTGCTCGTCAGGGCTATAAATTCGGGCTGCCTGTGAGACTGTTTGATTTTCTTCAAATTGAGTCTGTAAATTCCAGTTAACTAAATCCTCCAGCATGTCTACTTCAGTTGACCAGTATTCATTGGCAGACTGTCTGACTAAAACAGAATCATCATGTTCTAATAACGTCCACGCATCCTCAAATAATGGTAAGCATGCGGCATCTGAAACTGCAAAATCTGGCTCAATAGCTGCTTCTTTAAGCCGCTCAAGTACACTGGACAGGTAGGCCTTATCAATAACATTAACAGCTAACATCCCATTACTGTTAACACCACCTAAAGCAAACATTTGATGCTCTACATTGTCGAGCACCTGCTCCTCCAATATGTAAGGAACGGCTTTTTCCAATTGTTTACGGCTTCGTGTTGGTGCTTTAACATTAAAACAGCGTACTCGACTGGCTGGTAATAGCAGTATGACTTCCTGTTGATTAGCTTGTTCAGCAAGCGCAATCATATCATCCAGCAATAACTCACCCTGCTCCTTAAGTTTAGGAACAGACTCCTCATAGGTTAAGAGTCCCCACTCCAAAGACTCTTCATCACTTTTTAATCGAATAAATAATCGATCTTTCATTGCTAATCTCCAATGTGGCGTGCAACCACTTGAAATTCATTGTCAGATTTCATCAGTAATGACTGCACTTTAGCATTTCCAGTTTGCACCATTGCCGTTGCAGTTAGCTGCATATACTGGCTATCAAAAACTAATCTGCCGCGCCCATCTTGAGACACCTTACCACTCCCCAAAGTCTCAAAAAAGGTGGCTTCATCGTAACCATCTTCTGGTAACTGTTCTAAAGCCTGTCTAACCGTAGCCAGGTCAACATCTTCTAATAGTATCCAAACCAGTTCTGCATGCTCAGGCTTCACCGTATTAACATTAATGGTTCCCTGTTCAGTGGGCAACACACAAATATAATCTTTTATGCTGTCATAAATATTAGCATCAAATCCCTTCACCACCATCAACTCGCTGGTGTGGGCCATAAATGTATTGCCTGTCCGATAAGGCTTGGTATAGCCGGTATAGGTATAATCTTCTGCACCATCGATACCGCTAGGTTCAAGGTCATCATCAATCCAGTCACGAACAGCTGTAGCTAAGGCTTGAGGTGATGATTCTCCGCTTTCGATGAGAGGCTCAATTAACTTGGTAAAAAGTTTTTGACCTGGTAGCACTTTATTTCTATCGCCAGTTGACTCTTCTACCACCTGTAAACCACCCAATTGTTCGCCCTCTCTTTCATCATTGGGGCCTCCAGCCTGAGCCACTGATTCCATAATAATGCTGTTGAGGTTAAAGCAGCTATGCATGTCTTTTATAGAACCTTGTAGCTGCCCCATATTTTGTTCAATAGGGAACATCATAGGACTCTGTGCCCAGGGCTGGTTTCTGTGAACTCTTTCCTGCTCACTTTCTTCAAAATAATTCTGCAACAAGCTTTTAGCAAACTCCTCAGCGCCGTACATATACTGATAGGCTTTAGAGCTGTTAATAATATTAGCTGTACGACGGTTATTCATATTCTGATTAGATAAAATATGAATCGACATAATACTTAATACGCTGAATATCACTAGCACTGTAATTAAAGCGATGCCATCTTGACGATTCGCTTTGCATATTTGTTTTGACACTGTTGTAGAAGATCGCTTGTTCAAGTCTAACGCCTCCCACGGTTATCACTACCGTCATTATCGCGTTCTGATTCACCACCACTCCTGCCATCACCACTACCGTCATCACCACGCTCGCTAGTACTAAAATCAGTTAACGGAAATAGCCGATAAATCTCTCCATAATCTTGTAATGAAATAGTGACTTTTATAGCTTGTGGCATAGAGCCCTTAGTGCCGCGGTCAATGATCCAATCTTCTTTCCAGCTTTCCTGATCTAGAAATTCAAGCTTGAACTCATTGACGCCTTTTAACATCACTCGCGTTAATTCCTGTCCTTCTTGTGCTGGATCGATATACAGCCAATGGTGTCGTAATAGCTCATCGTCAACAAACTCATATTTTAAATGTTGTAACTCGCTACGCTGTAGCTTTGCTGGATTTCGCCAACCTGCCCGAGTAAATTCCAGATAACTATTGACGCTATTGCTTTCGCCAACAATAAGCGGCGAGGTATCTCCGTACTCATCCCGACGTGTTCGTGGAACCAGATAGCGGATATCTTCTTCCAACTGTCGAACCGCCATTTGTACTTCACGTAATCTCTGGATTTGTTTGTCATTAGAATCCGAAGCTTTTTGTACAAAGGTAAATACCTGTAATGCTCCTGCTACCACAATACTAAATACAAATAACGCGACCATTATTTCGGTAAGAGTAAATGCTGACTGCTTTAAATCTAGTCTTTTCATCAGTCTTTCTCTTTCTTACCGACAAATCCAATCATCGAAAAGCTGCCCTGCTCTCCCGTTAAAATAACTACAGTCACCCTACGCATATTTTCATCCGCTGTATTGGCAACCTCCTGTTCCCAACGCCACTCCTGGCCCACAAACTCAACTTCCCCTTGTTTACGCCCTACTGAAGGCCATTCATCATTAAGTTGCAACTCGGCCAAATGATTTTGGGCAATGTAGCTGGCTAATGTCCGTTCTTTGGCATTGCCAATCGCGGTCACGCTGGCAGCATACAACCCAGTTAACATGGGCGTAATAAAAATAGCAAACACTGCCAAGGCTATTAATAGCTCCAGCAGGCTTAAGCCTTTTTGTCGTTTGCCCATTATTGATTTCATTAATTTACTTTAGCTTGCCTATTAAAACGATTCATTCAGTTCCAAGTCCCAGTCATGGCGGTAATGCCCTTCGATGGCTGGTGTCAATTCGACATCACCTAAGTAATTACCGGTCACACGGTAAAACCTTGCATCATCTCTGTCTAAACCAATAGTCACCGTAAACTCATTCATTTCGCCGCTGGAGAGAATGAAGATTTGTGGTGGTTCAACCTTATTGGTTTGCTCGTCCTCGGCCTGTTCATTTTCTGCATCACCTTTCACCACGTCATCATTTGAGCTTCCGAGCAAAGCTTCCTGCCCTTCAACATTGACATACATTTCAATAGGCTCATCTAACTCAACCTTTCGCAACAATGGATGGTCTTGCAATGGGTTCCAGCGCGTTCCGTCATATATCATGAAGCTGTAGCCATCCTGCTCGACTCGAATCCCAACCTCAATACCACGAATGATCGATTCTTCTTGTGCAATCTGTATCAGACCAAAGAGTTGATGTGCTTTATTCTTCAATTTTGCCGCATCATTATCCGAAAAGGCGATTACTGCCACCGACAACATGATGCCCGCAATTGCCAGGGCTATAAGAATTTCAAGCAGGGTGAACCCTGCTTGAGTAATGGGATGTCTAAAAGACTGCTTACTGATTGTCGCGGTTGAAATTGGCTTCATGTACATTCCAAGGACTAATGTCCATATTCTCACCGTCACCACCCGGACGACCATCAGCACCTAAAGTATAGAGGTCATAATCATGGTTACGTCCTGGTTGCATATAAACATATTCACGCTTCCAAGGATCAGTAGGGATCGCACGGCTGCCTAGATAACCGTTACGTGGATAATTCTGTGGCACTGGATTAGTTGAAGGCTTCTCAATCAAGGCTCGTAAACCTTGCTCAGTAGTTGGGAAATAGCCATTGTCCAATTTGTAGTTTTGCAAAGCCATCTCGATAGTACCTAGATCAGACTTCAACTTCTGCAAATTAGCTTTATCAGTATTACCCAATAAACTTAATGTCACTACGGTACCCATAATGGCAACGATTGCTAAGGCAATCAAAATCTCAGTTAAGGTAAAACCTTTCTGTTTGCGCAATATACGTTTCATTTCAACTCCGAAAAAATAATTAACCTGTAATAGAATTTGTCAGTTCGAAAATTGGCAGCATCATTGCCAACACAATAAAC includes these proteins:
- the gspM gene encoding type II secretion system protein GspM, yielding MSAIKTLYSGLQKREQNMVLALGIAMTILLVFLLVVLPLKSYFDNLNDDLSYYESQMVTVQKQVAAIKSAGPAKANNTNVSLNQLVNQSAKSFGLSFSRIEERERNKEIQLRLDDVEFDQLLRWISLLEQERGLVVDTLRVSKKDTVGKVDASIKLIKVS
- a CDS encoding type II secretion system protein N, with protein sequence MKKWVLGSIIGVTVLLIFLVVMAPARIVLPWATNDLKQLTLNQPSGTIWEASLESITYQGRSIEDISIKTSFFNLLIGNLSSHITVNDNGVSLEGDVILNSQNMVVNSARYQIEASSILDWVQLPITELSGRFIGDINGIELATKELKTLDANGYWQNAVVGYPNSVLELGDIHFTVERTDNGRALLTITDNPGILDLKGTLEVGFDKQYQLDVSTQTDVPSNIKQWLTQLGRTEDNRILIKWNGRLP
- the gspI gene encoding type II secretion system minor pseudopilin GspI; its protein translation is MKSIMGKRQKGLSLLELLIALAVFAIFITPMLTGLYAASVTAIGNAKERTLASYIAQNHLAELQLNDEWPSVGRKQGEVEFVGQEWRWEQEVANTADENMRRVTVVILTGEQGSFSMIGFVGKKEKD
- the gspK gene encoding type II secretion system minor pseudopilin GspK; the protein is MNKRSSTTVSKQICKANRQDGIALITVLVIFSVLSIMSIHILSNQNMNNRRTANIINSSKAYQYMYGAEEFAKSLLQNYFEESEQERVHRNQPWAQSPMMFPIEQNMGQLQGSIKDMHSCFNLNSIIMESVAQAGGPNDEREGEQLGGLQVVEESTGDRNKVLPGQKLFTKLIEPLIESGESSPQALATAVRDWIDDDLEPSGIDGAEDYTYTGYTKPYRTGNTFMAHTSELMVVKGFDANIYDSIKDYICVLPTEQGTINVNTVKPEHAELVWILLEDVDLATVRQALEQLPEDGYDEATFFETLGSGKVSQDGRGRLVFDSQYMQLTATAMVQTGNAKVQSLLMKSDNEFQVVARHIGD
- the gspL gene encoding type II secretion system protein GspL, producing the protein MKDRLFIRLKSDEESLEWGLLTYEESVPKLKEQGELLLDDMIALAEQANQQEVILLLPASRVRCFNVKAPTRSRKQLEKAVPYILEEQVLDNVEHQMFALGGVNSNGMLAVNVIDKAYLSSVLERLKEAAIEPDFAVSDAACLPLFEDAWTLLEHDDSVLVRQSANEYWSTEVDMLEDLVNWNLQTQFEENQTVSQAARIYSPDEQSELLSGVAGLAIQKMSVDNSLEWLCSQFDNSSINLLQQEFSSQKKSQMNLGQWKLPTIAASVLIGVGIIYMISQMIVLGQQRANLKQQMLVSVQEVFPNINDVNTGLIQVSNRFSTLGGDAASSNSFMLLFDRSLAAINPKEIKVSQLEYLSSQAQLSFDVEAASYTTLTGAQNKLESSGMQVEMRNASENGGVWSARISVGVKQ
- the gspG gene encoding type II secretion system major pseudopilin GspG encodes the protein MKRILRKQKGFTLTEILIALAIVAIMGTVVTLSLLGNTDKANLQKLKSDLGTIEMALQNYKLDNGYFPTTEQGLRALIEKPSTNPVPQNYPRNGYLGSRAIPTDPWKREYVYMQPGRNHDYDLYTLGADGRPGGDGENMDISPWNVHEANFNRDNQ
- the gspH gene encoding type II secretion system minor pseudopilin GspH, whose amino-acid sequence is MKPISTATISKQSFRHPITQAGFTLLEILIALAIAGIMLSVAVIAFSDNDAAKLKNKAHQLFGLIQIAQEESIIRGIEVGIRVEQDGYSFMIYDGTRWNPLQDHPLLRKVELDEPIEMYVNVEGQEALLGSSNDDVVKGDAENEQAEDEQTNKVEPPQIFILSSGEMNEFTVTIGLDRDDARFYRVTGNYLGDVELTPAIEGHYRHDWDLELNESF
- the gspJ gene encoding type II secretion system minor pseudopilin GspJ — encoded protein: MKRLDLKQSAFTLTEIMVALFVFSIVVAGALQVFTFVQKASDSNDKQIQRLREVQMAVRQLEEDIRYLVPRTRRDEYGDTSPLIVGESNSVNSYLEFTRAGWRNPAKLQRSELQHLKYEFVDDELLRHHWLYIDPAQEGQELTRVMLKGVNEFKLEFLDQESWKEDWIIDRGTKGSMPQAIKVTISLQDYGEIYRLFPLTDFSTSERGDDGSGDGRSGGESERDNDGSDNRGRR